The DNA sequence CCCAACAATTCCTTAAGCGAGTCAAAAAAGCCTTTCTGCTTCTTGTGGGCAATCAGGAAGTAATCCCGCTGAGGATAGTCATGTGATTGCCAGATGAGCTGTAAGCTTCCCTTATCAAGAAATTCCCTCGCATTTTCCAGCAGCGTAACGCATACTCCGTGGGTTTGCTCCAATTCCTGAAGCATGAAGTATTCATTGGGGATCACATAGTTTGTGAACACCTTGGGCCTTCGCTTTTTGAAGCAGTGAAGCCAAAATAATTTGATGAAGGGATTGGTAGACATGTGCGAAAACCATGTCTGATGCTCCAACCAGCGCTGCGCCTTGAGTAGGTCTCCATTGCGGAGGTGTTGGTCCAATTGGCTGGTATCAATCTCAGGATGTCCCACGATCACCAAAGGAGAGCTCAAGATCTTGTGCGAAAGGATATCGAAAGTTTTTACCTCTTGATGAATGATTGCAGCGTCGATTTCCTGATGGTCTACCAAGCGAATGAGATCCTCATTTCTTTCTTCAAATTGAATGCTCAAATGCCGAAAGC is a window from the Pontibacter sp. G13 genome containing:
- a CDS encoding LysR family transcriptional regulator, yielding MVNLEWYRTFKAVYKHRNYSKAAEELFITQPAVSNQMKMLEAYVGHKLFIRKSKGVEATENAKFLNNLIIESLDTLEEVESMYSRRVEKEEQLYVLGISEHLYRRFLAGKLTSFRHLSIQFEERNEDLIRLVDHQEIDAAIIHQEVKTFDILSHKILSSPLVIVGHPEIDTSQLDQHLRNGDLLKAQRWLEHQTWFSHMSTNPFIKLFWLHCFKKRRPKVFTNYVIPNEYFMLQELEQTHGVCVTLLENAREFLDKGSLQLIWQSHDYPQRDYFLIAHKKQKGFFDSLKELLG